A stretch of DNA from Nitrosopumilus zosterae:
ATGCACGCGCTCATCTACCTCTCTTGAACCTTTATCGGTGACATCTATCTCTATTTTTTTCCCTAACCACCCCTTTTTCTCAACTACTTTGATAAACCCTCTATTTTCTAATCGCTCTAAAATTTTATTGAGTTCTTCAGCTTCAATTTGGGTTGTTTTCTGGATTTTATCAAATTTCTTAATTCCATGTTTAATTGCTCCTAAAACTATGAGATCTTTTGGTTCTGTCTCCATCCATGCTTTTCCTTTCTTATGACTAAAAATACTTTGTTTTTCTTAAACTTTCAAAAATTATATTCTGCAACTTTGTGCTATTTTTATGGAACAAGATAAACACACTGATGAGCAAATCCATAATTTTCTCTCCATGAGAAGAGTTGCAGTAATTGGCATGTCTAAAGATTCTTCAAAAGCTGCACACTATGTCCCAAAATATCTCTTGGAAAATGGATATGATATAACACCTGTAAATCCCACTTCTGTTGAAATATTGGGTAAAAAATGCTATGATTCTGTTTCAAAAATCGATGGTGATATTGACATTGTAGATATATTCAGACCATCAGATCAGGTTTTGCCTGTGATTCAAGATGCGATAAAGAAAAAACCCAAAGTAATTTGGTTACAAGAAGGAATCCATAATTCTGAAGCGGAAAACATGGCAAGAAAAGAAGGAATAGATGTTGTATTCAATAGATGCATGTTGGCAGAACATCAGAGACTAATGAAATGACTTTTGAGAATTTCTATCATGATTTACTTGATTTGGCAAAAAAATATGAAAAACAAAACATTCCTTTAAAGATAGAACCAGATCTTGAAAATAACATCGTCAAAATATTTGGTGAAAAAATTACATCTCTAACAAGAGCACAAAACGGCCTACATGACGTAGCTGAGCTTGCATATGCAACAGCTGAACATCATCCCTACTGGAACATTCTTTACAATTCCTCTGAAATCGCAAACAGTGTATTGGACAAGTGGCAAAGCTCCCTATCTGAAGATGATTTATCTGATATTGATTGGGCGTTAAAAGAAATGGAGAAAACTTTAGAAAAAATCAAAAATCAAAAACACTCTCATTCCTAGGCAAAGATAAATATTCTCAACTGTGAATTATGTCATGCCTATTAAGCTTGGATTGATTGGAAAAACCAATACTGGAAAAACCAC
This window harbors:
- a CDS encoding CoA-binding protein, with product MEQDKHTDEQIHNFLSMRRVAVIGMSKDSSKAAHYVPKYLLENGYDITPVNPTSVEILGKKCYDSVSKIDGDIDIVDIFRPSDQVLPVIQDAIKKKPKVIWLQEGIHNSEAENMARKEGIDVVFNRCMLAEHQRLMK